One genomic region from Yersinia canariae encodes:
- the argH gene encoding argininosuccinate lyase, with protein MALWGGRFSQAADQRFKQFNDSLRFDYRLAEQDIIGSVAWSKALVTVGVLTAAEQQQLEQALCILLEEVQADPHAILASDAEDIHSWVETKLIDKVGDLGKKLHTGRSRNDQVATDLKLWCKFQITELKTAVQQLQQALVITAEANQDAVMPGYTHLQRAQPVTFAHWCLAYAEMLARDESRLQDTLKRLDVSPLGSGALAGTAYAIDREQLAGWLGFASATRNSLDSVSDRDHVLELLSDASIGMVHLSRFAEDLIFFNSGEAAFVDLSDRVTSGSSLMPQKKNPDALELIRGKCGRVQGALTGMMMTLKGLPLAYNKDMQEDKEGLFDALDTWLDCLHMAALVLDGIQVKRPRCKEAAEQGYANATELADYLVAKGVPFREAHHIVGEAVVEAIRQEKALEALALSDLQKFSAVIDDDVYPILALQSCLDKRVAKGGVSPQQVASAIAEAKARLF; from the coding sequence ATGGCATTGTGGGGCGGACGGTTCAGTCAGGCAGCAGATCAGCGATTTAAGCAATTTAATGATTCCTTGCGGTTTGATTACCGACTGGCAGAGCAGGATATTATTGGTTCTGTTGCCTGGTCGAAAGCACTGGTCACGGTTGGCGTTTTGACGGCGGCTGAACAGCAACAGCTTGAGCAGGCACTCTGTATTTTACTAGAGGAAGTACAGGCCGATCCACACGCTATTTTAGCCAGTGATGCAGAAGATATTCACAGTTGGGTTGAAACGAAACTAATTGATAAAGTTGGTGATTTAGGCAAAAAACTGCATACAGGGCGCAGCCGTAACGACCAAGTGGCAACTGACCTGAAATTGTGGTGCAAATTCCAGATAACCGAATTAAAAACCGCGGTGCAACAGTTGCAACAAGCGCTGGTTATCACTGCTGAAGCCAATCAGGATGCAGTGATGCCGGGTTATACCCATTTGCAGCGTGCTCAACCTGTGACCTTTGCACACTGGTGTCTGGCCTATGCTGAAATGCTAGCCCGTGATGAAAGCCGCCTACAAGATACCCTAAAACGCTTGGATGTCAGCCCGTTAGGCAGTGGTGCTTTGGCCGGAACAGCCTATGCTATCGATCGTGAACAACTGGCGGGTTGGCTAGGTTTTGCTTCGGCCACACGTAATAGTCTGGACAGCGTTTCTGACCGTGACCATGTGTTGGAATTACTGTCTGATGCCAGTATTGGTATGGTGCATTTATCCCGTTTTGCTGAAGATTTGATTTTCTTCAACAGTGGCGAAGCGGCGTTTGTCGACTTATCTGACCGCGTCACGTCAGGCTCTTCACTGATGCCGCAAAAGAAAAATCCAGACGCGTTGGAATTAATCCGTGGGAAATGTGGTCGGGTACAGGGTGCATTGACCGGGATGATGATGACGCTAAAAGGCTTGCCTCTGGCTTATAACAAAGACATGCAAGAAGATAAAGAAGGGCTGTTTGATGCACTCGATACCTGGCTTGACTGCTTACATATGGCGGCGCTGGTGTTGGATGGCATTCAAGTGAAACGGCCACGTTGCAAAGAAGCGGCTGAGCAAGGTTATGCCAATGCGACTGAGTTAGCTGATTATCTGGTCGCCAAAGGCGTACCATTCCGTGAAGCACACCATATTGTTGGTGAGGCGGTGGTTGAGGCTATTCGTCAGGAGAAAGCATTAGAGGCTTTAGCGCTAAGTGATTTGCAAAAATTCAGTGCAGTCATTGACGATGATGTTTATCCGATTCTGGCGTTACAATCTTGTTTAGATAAGCGTGTGGCTAAAGGTGGTGTTTCACCCCAACAAGTCGCATCGGCCATTGCCGAGGCCAAAGCGCGTTTATTTTAA
- a CDS encoding TonB-dependent hemoglobin/transferrin/lactoferrin family receptor, giving the protein MDNIVINKRITINSMNRITLGILLALVTQGYSGSINAETTLIPINEHDIVLDELKVEGTSNAHEGDWVYDELHSVSEISREQLDNRPARHAADILEQTPGVYSSVSQQDPALSVNIRGIQDYGRVNMNIDGMRQNFMKSGHGQRHGVMYIDPEILSNVVIEKGASSGIGGAGVIGGVATFNTINASDFLEQGKEIGGKIRALIGDNGTQFIGSAAQALGNEYGDILIAISERNLSDYWPGNKGTLGDIRFGNGTQKFSYDIKNNKVPFTNYKMQSHLAKLGWNLPADQRLEFSYLQTQIHSPNTGFMTNIKEGPGKGRHGWLSSSVSNVLNRNIGLDYSLKPEHIAWLDMTAKIYYVDTDDKTDTHNANVIFRDKFWTQTRLSTHGLQLQNTSFFSLADHHQFRLNYGLEWFSDRSNGNSTHQSMLGITPPGKRTITSTFAQLNYDYDNWLRLEGGLRRDQFRLQGNTWMHSKNFSGTYTRENPCDIKLHDQHLIKWKRCSYNRLMKMNWEVDRRKQQLSPTAAIGIKPGVQWLEFFGNYGKSWRPPAITEMLATGSAHGHGWILPNPILAAEHSKAWEAGINIQQSNLFIEEDRLVAKLAYFDTRVTNYINLELAKTKPLFGSGTFANATYINNLLTTQFRGLEYQLSYDMGLFYTSLNYTRMIGVNSICSKRAWLGGVKKSVYYNGNKKAYSIDADYSNNKIDCRAARNLFGSSAYLPGDRGSLTLGGRIFDKKLDLGTIIRYNKGHQDEAVLDNHGHVNTAYVADWPKYTIFDLYASYKLTNNLTLRSSIENITNRAYLISYGDSLSFAPNRGRTIQGGFEYKF; this is encoded by the coding sequence ATGGATAATATAGTAATAAACAAAAGAATAACAATAAATTCAATGAATAGAATTACATTAGGTATATTATTAGCTTTAGTCACTCAGGGCTATTCTGGGAGTATTAATGCTGAAACTACCTTAATACCCATTAATGAGCATGACATAGTATTAGATGAACTCAAAGTTGAGGGAACCAGTAACGCCCATGAGGGGGACTGGGTTTACGATGAACTCCATTCTGTTAGTGAGATATCCCGGGAACAGCTCGATAATCGGCCTGCTCGCCATGCGGCGGATATATTGGAACAAACCCCCGGTGTCTATTCCAGCGTTAGCCAGCAAGATCCGGCACTTTCAGTGAATATCCGTGGCATTCAGGATTATGGCCGCGTCAATATGAATATTGATGGGATGCGGCAAAACTTTATGAAAAGTGGTCATGGTCAGCGCCACGGCGTGATGTATATCGATCCGGAGATATTAAGTAATGTAGTAATTGAAAAAGGGGCATCCAGTGGTATTGGCGGTGCTGGAGTGATTGGCGGGGTTGCCACTTTCAATACTATTAATGCCAGTGATTTCCTTGAGCAAGGTAAAGAGATTGGCGGCAAAATCCGCGCCCTAATCGGTGATAACGGCACTCAGTTTATTGGCAGTGCCGCACAGGCATTGGGGAATGAATATGGCGATATATTAATCGCAATCAGCGAGCGCAATTTAAGTGATTATTGGCCGGGCAATAAAGGAACTCTGGGGGATATTCGTTTCGGCAACGGTACACAGAAATTTAGTTATGATATTAAGAATAATAAAGTGCCATTCACCAATTATAAAATGCAGTCGCACTTGGCCAAGCTAGGCTGGAATTTACCTGCCGATCAACGGCTGGAATTCAGTTATTTACAAACACAAATACACAGCCCTAATACTGGTTTTATGACTAACATAAAAGAAGGTCCAGGAAAAGGAAGGCATGGCTGGTTAAGCAGTAGTGTTAGTAATGTTCTGAATCGCAATATTGGGCTGGATTATAGCCTCAAGCCCGAGCATATCGCCTGGCTAGATATGACAGCAAAAATCTATTACGTTGATACCGATGATAAAACGGATACTCATAATGCCAATGTTATTTTCCGCGATAAATTCTGGACACAAACCCGCTTAAGCACCCATGGTTTACAACTGCAAAATACCAGTTTCTTTAGCCTTGCCGACCACCATCAATTCCGTCTCAACTATGGCCTTGAGTGGTTCAGTGACCGTTCCAACGGCAACTCAACTCATCAGTCGATGCTGGGTATCACCCCACCCGGCAAGCGCACTATTACCAGCACTTTTGCTCAGTTGAATTACGATTATGACAATTGGCTGCGGTTGGAAGGCGGTTTGCGTCGCGATCAATTTAGGTTACAAGGCAATACTTGGATGCATAGCAAAAATTTCAGCGGCACCTATACCCGTGAAAACCCCTGCGATATAAAGCTACATGATCAGCATCTTATCAAATGGAAACGGTGCTCATATAACCGGTTGATGAAAATGAACTGGGAGGTGGATCGCCGTAAACAGCAACTCTCACCCACAGCCGCTATTGGTATCAAACCTGGCGTACAGTGGTTGGAATTTTTTGGTAATTACGGTAAGTCCTGGCGGCCGCCGGCGATTACCGAAATGTTGGCTACGGGCAGCGCACATGGCCATGGTTGGATCTTACCCAACCCTATATTGGCAGCAGAGCATTCCAAAGCCTGGGAAGCCGGCATTAATATCCAGCAAAGCAATCTGTTTATTGAAGAAGACCGCCTGGTCGCTAAATTGGCCTACTTTGATACCCGCGTTACCAATTATATCAACCTTGAGCTAGCCAAGACTAAACCTCTGTTTGGCAGCGGAACCTTTGCTAACGCCACTTATATTAATAATTTACTAACAACGCAGTTTCGCGGGTTGGAATATCAATTAAGTTATGATATGGGTTTATTTTATACTAGCTTAAATTATACCAGAATGATTGGTGTTAATTCTATCTGTTCAAAAAGGGCTTGGTTAGGAGGGGTGAAAAAATCTGTTTATTATAATGGTAATAAGAAGGCATATTCTATTGATGCTGATTATTCAAATAATAAAATAGACTGCAGGGCTGCAAGGAATTTATTTGGGTCTTCTGCCTATTTGCCTGGTGATCGCGGCAGTTTAACTTTAGGGGGGAGAATATTCGATAAAAAACTGGATCTAGGCACCATTATTCGTTATAACAAAGGACACCAAGATGAGGCAGTCCTTGATAATCATGGTCATGTAAATACTGCCTATGTCGCGGATTGGCCCAAATATACTATATTTGATCTTTATGCCAGTTATAAATTGACTAATAACTTAACATTGCGCAGCTCAATAGAAAATATAACTAATCGCGCTTATCTTATTAGTTATGGTGATTCGCTTTCTTTTGCCCCAAACCGGGGTAGAACTATTCAGGGTGGTTTTGAATATAAGTTTTAA
- a CDS encoding heme acquisition protein HasA, translated as MTVTIKYLDQFSNNSLSSYINEWATKHGDIKDTAAEGFSKDFGQFAGGGWFHGTQYSVGSSHSNVNTAMVVEGDLKYSFMPQHTFYGKMESLELGENLTDNPNGIGKELAQVQLKLSGLDITGDYDVDKMMAENHLGDMHKATYGLMRGNADPLLEVLTAKGIDVNIPLKDMAIASQFEDNSEVMADGPIIETIGTYDANEILMAA; from the coding sequence ATGACAGTAACAATAAAATATCTTGATCAATTCAGTAATAATTCTCTAAGTTCTTATATTAATGAGTGGGCCACTAAGCATGGCGATATAAAAGACACTGCGGCTGAAGGATTTTCCAAGGATTTTGGTCAATTTGCCGGCGGCGGGTGGTTTCATGGGACCCAATATTCAGTTGGTAGCTCTCACAGTAATGTTAATACCGCAATGGTTGTTGAAGGGGATTTGAAGTACTCCTTTATGCCCCAACATACGTTCTACGGAAAAATGGAAAGCTTAGAGTTGGGTGAAAACTTGACTGATAATCCAAATGGTATTGGTAAAGAGCTTGCTCAAGTGCAACTGAAATTAAGCGGCTTAGACATTACTGGTGATTATGACGTTGATAAAATGATGGCAGAAAACCATTTGGGCGATATGCACAAAGCCACTTATGGTTTGATGCGTGGCAATGCCGATCCACTGCTGGAAGTACTCACGGCTAAAGGTATTGATGTGAATATTCCACTGAAAGATATGGCGATTGCCAGCCAGTTTGAAGATAACAGCGAAGTAATGGCTGATGGGCCAATCATTGAGACAATTGGCACATATGATGCTAACGAAATACTGATGGCCGCATAA
- a CDS encoding heme acquisition protein HasA, which produces MAIEINYQADIRHQTISSYTKQWATDFGDIATELSDSKFHLYSAGPNPPTVGVKYAIQSNSPQSKAAIVMESKGMHAAMVFEVNEIKKSTGTTLIEGKNENLQFGKYLIPIPDADLEDPQFHQLQLKQTQLKLSGINISDDIDTSIFEIVFAMLTDNINRNDIDLGVYNLLRGNIDPMMKTLEAQGIDVNTPLKDIVIARQFDVSSEMPVIDTVGVTEANEILLIA; this is translated from the coding sequence ATGGCAATAGAAATAAACTATCAAGCAGATATTAGACATCAAACTATTTCATCTTATACCAAGCAGTGGGCCACCGATTTTGGTGACATAGCCACGGAATTAAGTGACAGCAAATTTCATCTTTATTCGGCTGGCCCAAACCCACCGACTGTTGGTGTGAAATATGCAATTCAAAGCAATTCTCCCCAAAGTAAAGCCGCGATAGTGATGGAGTCTAAGGGAATGCACGCGGCGATGGTCTTTGAAGTTAATGAAATCAAGAAGTCTACAGGGACCACTCTGATAGAAGGAAAGAATGAAAACCTACAATTTGGTAAATATTTAATCCCTATTCCAGATGCTGATTTAGAAGACCCTCAATTTCATCAACTTCAACTTAAGCAAACACAACTGAAACTCAGTGGAATAAATATCTCAGATGATATTGATACCTCAATATTTGAGATTGTTTTTGCGATGCTGACGGATAATATCAATCGGAATGATATTGACCTTGGTGTATACAATTTACTGAGAGGCAATATTGACCCGATGATGAAAACCCTTGAAGCCCAAGGCATTGATGTTAATACACCACTTAAAGATATTGTTATTGCCAGACAATTTGATGTTTCTTCTGAAATGCCAGTCATTGATACTGTAGGTGTAACCGAGGCGAACGAAATACTATTAATTGCTTAG
- a CDS encoding type I secretion system permease/ATPase codes for MESSQNARSSSVSPTLISELTHHKKILWGIGLFTAVINLLMLAPAIYMLQVYDRVLASANTMTLLMLTILVLAIFAFIGLLEWIRSAVVIRLGTRIDMQLNQQVFNAAFASNLNGQKIQAAQALNDLTTLRQFATGNALFAFFDAPWFPFYLLVIFILHPWLGALAALGAVFLIFLAWLNHWICQKPLKEASAITSQATQQANANLRNADAIQAMGMLNVLRERWLKQHSHFLYQQNIASDKSSRVTALSKSSRQALQSMMLGLGALLVIDGAITAGVMIAGSILVGRVLGPIDQLIAVWKQWSHTRLAYQRLSSLLAQHPQPVTGMVLPPPQGELSVTQLTVCKPGTHIPVLQSINFELQPGDVLGVLGPSGSGKSTLAKLLVASQSALSGSVRLDSADLSQWDKSHLGEYIGYLPQDIQLFRGSIAENIARFGPMDNAKVISAAQLADVHDLILHLPHGYDTQLGDDGDGLSGGQRQRIALARAMYGVPRLIVLDEPNASLDKVGEKALLVSISQLKQQGCTIVMITHKPELLSGSDYLLFLQNGQVELFGPTQTILQGPQNKEKATAERSSWGSGMSYGVAPIRTASHKS; via the coding sequence ATGGAATCAAGTCAAAATGCCAGATCTTCATCAGTATCACCAACCCTTATTTCTGAGCTGACCCATCATAAAAAAATACTCTGGGGCATCGGATTGTTTACGGCTGTAATTAATTTGCTGATGTTGGCACCGGCAATTTATATGCTGCAAGTTTATGATCGTGTGCTTGCTTCAGCGAATACCATGACGTTATTAATGCTAACGATTCTCGTGCTAGCCATATTTGCATTTATCGGTTTATTAGAATGGATCCGGAGCGCAGTGGTTATCCGCTTGGGAACACGTATTGATATGCAATTGAATCAGCAGGTTTTTAATGCAGCATTTGCCTCTAACCTTAATGGTCAAAAAATACAGGCTGCGCAGGCATTGAACGACCTGACAACTTTGCGCCAGTTTGCGACGGGTAATGCGCTTTTTGCCTTTTTTGATGCACCGTGGTTCCCATTTTATTTACTGGTCATTTTTATCCTTCATCCTTGGCTCGGAGCATTAGCCGCGTTGGGGGCCGTTTTTCTGATCTTTCTTGCCTGGCTTAATCATTGGATATGCCAAAAGCCACTGAAAGAGGCCTCAGCCATCACTTCACAGGCAACTCAACAGGCGAATGCGAACTTGCGTAATGCCGATGCCATTCAAGCAATGGGAATGCTCAACGTTTTACGTGAACGCTGGTTAAAGCAGCACTCGCATTTTCTCTATCAGCAAAATATTGCCAGCGATAAAAGTAGCCGCGTGACGGCCTTATCCAAATCTAGCCGTCAGGCATTGCAATCAATGATGCTCGGGTTGGGCGCATTGCTGGTCATAGATGGTGCCATCACAGCAGGCGTTATGATTGCCGGATCTATCTTGGTTGGCCGGGTGTTAGGGCCAATCGATCAATTGATCGCGGTTTGGAAACAATGGAGTCACACCCGCCTGGCTTACCAACGTCTCTCGTCTTTGTTAGCACAACATCCTCAGCCAGTCACCGGCATGGTTCTCCCCCCGCCTCAGGGTGAATTGAGTGTGACACAACTTACCGTCTGTAAACCGGGAACACATATACCGGTATTGCAATCTATCAATTTTGAACTGCAACCCGGTGATGTTTTGGGCGTTTTGGGGCCATCAGGGAGTGGTAAATCTACTCTGGCGAAGTTGTTGGTCGCGAGCCAATCTGCACTGAGTGGTTCGGTCCGTTTGGACAGCGCAGACCTTTCGCAATGGGATAAAAGTCATTTAGGGGAATATATCGGTTACCTACCCCAAGATATTCAGCTATTTCGCGGTTCAATTGCTGAGAATATTGCGCGTTTTGGCCCAATGGATAATGCAAAAGTTATCTCTGCGGCCCAACTGGCTGATGTACATGACTTAATTTTACATCTGCCGCATGGCTATGACACCCAACTGGGGGATGACGGTGACGGGCTATCCGGTGGTCAAAGGCAGCGAATTGCATTGGCGAGAGCCATGTACGGTGTACCACGGCTTATCGTGCTTGATGAGCCGAATGCCAGTTTGGATAAAGTTGGCGAAAAAGCCTTATTAGTCAGTATCAGCCAGTTAAAGCAGCAGGGGTGCACTATCGTGATGATTACCCATAAACCCGAGCTGTTATCGGGCAGTGATTACTTACTATTTTTGCAAAATGGGCAAGTAGAGCTGTTTGGCCCCACTCAAACGATATTGCAAGGCCCTCAGAATAAAGAGAAAGCAACAGCTGAGCGTAGCAGTTGGGGGAGTGGTATGTCCTATGGTGTTGCCCCGATTCGCACTGCATCACACAAATCATAA
- a CDS encoding HlyD family type I secretion periplasmic adaptor subunit translates to MLSDSSCSSPQQQNQTSQEPPRLQTNSGRYLRLGGLLVLGGFVGSLIWAGLAPLDKGIAVMGHIVVAENRKLVQSLQGGRVQQLHIAEGDDVTQGQLLITLDDTAVRSHRDNLQHQYLSALAQESRLTAEQHELPKITFPPALLQHPAHALVERNTVLQQQLFQHRRQAQLSEIARLSAQITRHESRLDGLQTMRGHNQHQFDLFQRQLQGIQLLAKNGHASQSQLLEMERQAISLRANIEKNTSDILELHKQISEIEQHILQRVEQYKSENREQLSKAQQTTQELEQRLSVAEYELDNTRIHAPVSGTVIDLVQHTVGGVVSTGQTLMELVPSGQPLLAEAQLPVWLIDKVMVGLPVDLNFSAFNQSHTPRLQGSVLHIGADRIQRPHTLEPYYPLTVAIDTSQTELEIRPGMSVDIFIRTGERSLLNYLFKPLTDRLHAAFAEE, encoded by the coding sequence ATGTTATCGGATTCAAGTTGTTCGTCACCCCAGCAGCAAAATCAAACATCGCAAGAACCGCCACGGCTCCAAACCAATAGCGGGAGATATCTTCGTCTTGGGGGGTTATTGGTCTTAGGGGGTTTTGTCGGCTCCCTGATTTGGGCGGGGTTGGCACCTTTGGATAAAGGTATTGCGGTCATGGGGCATATTGTCGTCGCGGAAAACCGCAAGTTGGTTCAATCGTTACAAGGAGGGCGTGTCCAGCAGTTGCATATAGCTGAGGGCGATGATGTCACGCAAGGTCAATTGCTTATCACACTGGATGATACTGCGGTGCGAAGTCATCGGGATAACCTACAGCATCAATATTTGAGCGCACTTGCTCAGGAGTCTCGCCTCACGGCTGAGCAGCATGAATTACCGAAAATTACCTTCCCTCCGGCATTGCTTCAACATCCAGCACACGCTTTAGTTGAGCGAAATACTGTGTTGCAGCAGCAGCTTTTCCAGCATCGCCGCCAAGCCCAACTGAGTGAAATTGCCCGGCTATCTGCACAAATTACACGTCACGAAAGTCGGCTGGACGGGTTACAAACAATGCGGGGACATAACCAGCACCAATTTGACTTATTCCAGCGGCAATTGCAGGGGATTCAATTATTGGCGAAGAATGGTCACGCCTCTCAAAGCCAACTGTTAGAAATGGAACGTCAGGCGATTTCACTGCGCGCCAATATAGAGAAAAACACCAGTGATATATTGGAGCTTCATAAGCAAATTAGTGAAATAGAACAGCATATTTTACAACGAGTTGAGCAGTATAAAAGCGAGAATCGCGAGCAACTGAGCAAAGCACAACAAACCACTCAGGAGTTAGAGCAGCGTTTGAGTGTTGCGGAATACGAATTAGATAACACGCGTATTCATGCGCCGGTCAGTGGCACAGTTATCGACCTTGTTCAACACACGGTTGGCGGTGTGGTCAGTACCGGGCAAACATTAATGGAGCTGGTTCCCAGTGGGCAGCCACTATTAGCTGAGGCGCAACTTCCCGTGTGGTTAATTGATAAGGTGATGGTTGGGCTACCGGTAGACCTGAATTTCTCTGCTTTTAATCAAAGCCATACTCCGCGTTTACAAGGTTCGGTATTACACATTGGTGCCGATCGTATACAGCGCCCGCATACTTTAGAGCCTTATTATCCTTTAACGGTCGCTATTGACACCTCACAGACTGAGCTGGAAATCCGGCCCGGTATGTCAGTCGATATTTTTATCCGAACGGGGGAAAGGTCGTTACTCAATTATTTGTTTAAACCGTTAACTGATCGCTTGCATGCCGCCTTTGCTGAAGAATGA
- a CDS encoding energy transducer TonB, translating to MEIRPNNGSWVFWGTSALLTSGIHIYLIWLLSNTFIPPTSTEVSPVAMMIAVSAEPEFAQHVEQDSAVGITQDINEPVTEPSEHQPEEVGHVLTAPEHSNAALLVEREVDAPQKELSKAKRPQQKVMTPRQPISEQTPENHSKPSAPAVVTSTSLSGESQRVAAAANSHSLHNQQSKMNWKSRLQGHLAGFKRYPPRARKQRQQGTVIIQFVVNKEGYVLSTKLIKSSGVAALDQEALAVIKRAQPLPQPPVELLANGPVSLTLPVGFDLKNRKW from the coding sequence ATGGAGATTCGACCAAATAACGGGAGTTGGGTGTTTTGGGGGACAAGTGCCTTATTAACCAGCGGTATTCATATTTATCTGATATGGCTATTGAGCAATACCTTTATCCCCCCGACCTCCACAGAGGTTTCCCCAGTAGCAATGATGATCGCGGTGTCGGCGGAACCGGAGTTTGCCCAACATGTGGAGCAAGATTCGGCGGTCGGTATAACTCAAGATATCAACGAGCCGGTGACTGAGCCGTCGGAACATCAGCCCGAAGAAGTGGGTCATGTGCTGACCGCGCCTGAGCATTCAAATGCGGCGTTGCTTGTCGAAAGAGAAGTGGATGCGCCGCAAAAAGAGCTAAGTAAAGCAAAACGGCCACAACAGAAAGTGATGACACCACGCCAGCCGATTAGTGAGCAAACACCTGAAAACCATAGCAAACCCTCTGCGCCAGCAGTGGTTACCAGTACGTCTTTATCGGGGGAGAGTCAGCGAGTTGCAGCTGCCGCGAACAGTCATTCGTTGCATAATCAACAAAGTAAAATGAATTGGAAAAGCCGCTTACAAGGACATCTGGCGGGGTTTAAACGTTATCCGCCCCGCGCCCGAAAACAGCGCCAACAAGGAACTGTCATTATCCAGTTTGTGGTTAATAAAGAAGGATATGTGCTATCCACTAAACTGATTAAGAGCAGTGGAGTTGCTGCTTTAGATCAAGAAGCATTGGCCGTGATTAAACGCGCCCAACCTTTACCCCAGCCCCCTGTTGAGTTGTTAGCGAATGGGCCGGTTTCATTGACTCTGCCGGTGGGTTTTGATCTCAAAAATAGAAAGTGGTAA
- a CDS encoding dihydrolipoyl dehydrogenase: MKTLNVDVAVIGGGTAGLGAYRAAKLSTPNVVMIEGGEYGTTCARVGCMPSKLLIAAAEAVHQIEKAPGFGIHPQGDILINGREVMDRVKRERDRFVGFVLEGVDSIPADDKIQGYARFIDDNTLQVDDHTRIVAQRIVIATGSRPSWPAAWNELGDRLIVNDDVFNWDDLPKSVAVFGPGVIGLELGQALHRLGVQVKMFGVGGGVGPLTDSIVRNYAAKTLGEEFYLNPDVKVEVMQREGDKVFIRYLDEAGSPQEIMVDYVLAATGRRPNVDKLGLENTSLELDDRGVPPADRLTMQTSVPHIFIAGDASNQLPLLHEASDQARIAGVNAGGFPEVVPGLRRSPISVVFSDPQIAMIGSTFRELSQKFSACGCFEIGEVSFENQGRSRVMLKNKGILRVYGEQGTGRFLGAEMMGPSAEHIAHLLAWAHQQQMTINQMLDMPFYHPVIEEGLRTALRDLQSKLKLGTDEAERCLRCPGE, encoded by the coding sequence ATGAAAACCTTAAATGTTGATGTCGCTGTTATTGGCGGCGGTACTGCTGGGCTTGGCGCTTACCGCGCCGCCAAACTGTCGACCCCCAATGTGGTGATGATTGAAGGTGGCGAGTACGGTACTACCTGTGCCCGTGTCGGTTGCATGCCATCCAAACTACTGATTGCGGCGGCCGAAGCTGTACATCAGATTGAAAAAGCCCCCGGTTTTGGTATTCACCCACAAGGTGACATTCTGATTAATGGCCGCGAAGTCATGGATCGCGTAAAACGCGAGCGTGACCGTTTTGTGGGTTTTGTTTTGGAAGGTGTCGATAGCATTCCGGCAGATGACAAAATTCAGGGTTATGCCCGTTTTATTGATGACAACACACTACAAGTGGATGATCACACTCGCATTGTTGCACAACGCATTGTGATTGCTACTGGCTCTCGTCCAAGCTGGCCTGCCGCCTGGAATGAGCTGGGTGATCGACTTATCGTCAACGACGACGTATTCAACTGGGACGATTTGCCCAAATCGGTTGCTGTTTTCGGCCCTGGTGTTATTGGGCTGGAACTTGGCCAGGCACTGCATCGACTCGGTGTTCAAGTCAAAATGTTTGGCGTGGGTGGCGGTGTCGGCCCACTAACAGACAGTATTGTGCGCAATTACGCAGCAAAAACGCTGGGCGAAGAGTTCTATCTCAATCCAGATGTGAAAGTGGAAGTGATGCAGCGCGAAGGGGATAAAGTCTTTATCCGCTATCTGGATGAAGCCGGTTCACCACAAGAAATTATGGTGGATTATGTTTTAGCTGCCACTGGCCGCCGCCCAAATGTCGATAAGCTGGGTTTGGAAAATACCTCACTGGAGCTTGACGACCGTGGTGTTCCGCCAGCAGACCGGCTGACAATGCAGACTAGCGTGCCACATATCTTTATTGCCGGTGATGCCAGCAACCAATTACCATTACTGCATGAGGCCAGTGACCAAGCTCGTATTGCGGGAGTGAATGCCGGAGGGTTCCCGGAAGTGGTGCCGGGTTTGCGCCGCAGCCCAATCTCCGTGGTGTTTTCTGATCCACAAATCGCGATGATAGGCTCAACTTTCCGCGAATTATCACAAAAGTTTAGTGCATGTGGTTGCTTTGAAATCGGCGAAGTCTCTTTTGAGAATCAAGGCCGCTCACGTGTCATGCTGAAAAATAAAGGTATTTTGCGAGTTTATGGTGAGCAAGGTACCGGACGTTTTCTCGGTGCCGAGATGATGGGGCCGAGTGCCGAACATATTGCTCATCTATTGGCTTGGGCGCATCAGCAGCAAATGACCATCAACCAGATGTTGGATATGCCGTTCTATCACCCGGTGATTGAAGAAGGCTTGCGTACAGCATTGCGTGATTTGCAGTCTAAATTGAAACTGGGCACTGACGAGGCTGAACGTTGCCTGCGCTGCCCAGGCGAATAA